AATTTTATCTAATTTTTTAATCAGATAAATATTCGTCCAAAGTTTTAGTGTTTAATCTTAATTCTATGTTGTTCCCTGCCGATTTCAGATATTTTTTCGGCATGTTTTTATAGAATAGTTTGTGGTTTTCTCTTTCTTGGATATATTGTGAATCATAGTAAACTTGCCATATTCTTGATATGTCTAATTCTTGATTTGATCCGATTAAAGTCTTTATTTCTTCTAAGGTTTCCTTTAGACTTTTTGAGTTTTCATATTTTTTGTATGATTTTTCAGAGTAGTACGATACCCAGACTTTATGATCATTACCCAGGATAATAATATTTTTTTGGAATCTTTTAGCGAAAATATCTGCAATTAATCCACCTATTTCATGTTCAGGTTTAATGTAACCAAAAAGTATCTTATCGTTAATTGAATTGAATCTGACAAAACCCCTCATTCTATGTATTTCTGATCTTACCTCTCCAACTTTTCTTCTGATTTTTACTATATCTGGATCAGCCGAAATATTCAATTCGTACCACGATACTTTTGTTGATTTTTCTATAAGAATTGGAGAAACATTCTTATTCATTGAAAGATATTCTGATACACTTAGTGACTTTTGCATTCGATCCACCTGTCAATTCTAAAGTATTCGCCCCCATTGATTTTTAAAAAAGGCGTGGCATTTTTGACCCTAACTCCCAAATTATGAAGTTGCTCCCTTTTGTAAATTTTACTCTTTTTTCTATAGTTG
The sequence above is drawn from the Methanofastidiosum sp. genome and encodes:
- a CDS encoding DUF4130 domain-containing protein, with translation MQKSLSVSEYLSMNKNVSPILIEKSTKVSWYELNISADPDIVKIRRKVGEVRSEIHRMRGFVRFNSINDKILFGYIKPEHEIGGLIADIFAKRFQKNIIILGNDHKVWVSYYSEKSYKKYENSKSLKETLEEIKTLIGSNQELDISRIWQVYYDSQYIQERENHKLFYKNMPKKYLKSAGNNIELRLNTKTLDEYLSD